Below is a window of Micromonospora chersina DNA.
TAGACCAGCCAGCGCGGCTCCGGCAGCCCGGCCGCCGCCAGCGCGGCCCGGACCTCCCGCGCGTGGGCCGGACTCTGGCCCGCGTCGACGAGCACACTTCCGCGGTCGTCGGCGACCACCGCCACGGTGGGGCGGACCGCGAACGGGTCGGGATCGCCGGGGAACAACCAGACCCGACCGGCGAGATGCCGCAGCGCCACAGTCAGTTCCTCCCCGCTCCCCGGTCCACGATCGACCGATGCTACCGGTCGGGCGCCGCTCCGGGCCGCCCCGACGGCGGGGGGACCCGGCGTTGACCCGCGCCGGGCGGCTGTGGCAGCATTCGCGGCCTGACGGCAGTGAAGGAAGCCGGTGCGATTCCGGCGCGGTCCCGCCACTGTCACCGGGGAGCGATCCCCCCTCGTGAGTCACGGCCGTGCGTGCGCGGTTGGAAGGCCGGGGGTGAGCGTCGATCCGGGAGCCAGGATACTTCGGCCGTCGGAGAACCCCAGGGCGTGGACACCCGAGGAGGACCCCGATGCACGGCCTTTCCGCCATCGACGACGATCGTCGTATCCGGCCGGCGCGCACCGACGCGCCGTTGACCGCACACCCCGCCGCCCCGCAGGCCGTCGCGCCGCGCGCCGGGCGGGCCCGCGCCGTCCGCCACTGATCGTCCCGCCGGGTTCCGCACCCGGCCGGGCACCCCTGCCGACGTGTCGTCGGTGAGCCGTCCGCCGGACCCGCGTACCCGCAGAACCCGCACCCGCCCCCGCCCGCCGCCGGCCCCGCCGCGCCGCCGGGCGTCACGCTCCGGAGCCGTCCGTGCGCATCCTGCTGCTCTCCACCGCCGACACCGACCTGCTCGCCGCCCGCGCCAGCGGCGCCGACTTCCGGCTCGCCAACCCCGCCCGGGTCGCCGCCGACGCCGTGCCCGCGCTGCTCGACGGCGCCGACCTGGCCGTCGTACGCCTGCTCGGTGGCCGGCAGGCGTGGCCGGACGGCCTCGCCGCGGTGCTCGACTCCGGCGTGCCCACGGTCGTGCTCGGCGGCGAGGCGGTGCCCGACGCGGAGCTGATGGCGGCGTCCACGGTGGCCGCCGGGGTGGCCGCCGAGGCGCTCGCCTACCTGGTCGAGGGCGGCCCGGAGAACCTCGCCGAGCTGGCCCGGTTCCTCTCTGACACCGTGCTGCTCACCGGCGAGGGCTTCGCCCCGCCCGCGCCCACCCCGCCGCACGGGATCCTCGGCCCCGACCCGGTCCCCGACGGCCGGCCGGTGGTGGGCATCGTCTTCTACCGGGCGCACGCGCTGGCCGGGAACACCGCCTTCGTCGAGACCCTGGCCGACGCGGTCACGGCGGCCGGCGGGCAGCCGCTGCCGGTGTACTGCGGCTCGCTGCGCGGGCTCACCCCGGGCGCGGGCCCGCTCGATCTGTTCGCGCGCTGCGACGCGCTCGTGGTGACGGTGCTCGCGGCGGGCGGTGCGGTCGCCGCGGACGCCTCCGGCGGCGGCGACGAGGACGCCTGGGACGTCGGCGCGCTCGCCGCCCTGGACGTGCCGATCGTCCAGGCGCTCTGCCTCACCAGCGACCGCGACCGGTGGGCGGCCAGCGACGCCGGACTGTCCCCGTTGGACGCCGCCATGCAGGTGGCCATCCCCGAGTTCGACGGCCGGATCGTCACCGTGCCGTTCTCCTTCAAGCGGATCGACGCCGACGGGCTCTCCGTCTACGAGCCCGACCCGGAGCGCGCCGCCCGGGTCGCCGGCATCGCCGTCCGGCAGGCCCGGCTGCGGCACGTGCCGAACGCCGACAAGCGCCTGGCGATCGTGCTCAGCTCGTACCCGACCAAGCACTCCCGGGTCGGCAACGCCGTCGGCCTGGACACGCCGGCCTCCGCGGTCCGGCTGCTGGCCGCCCTCGCCGACGCCGGCTACCACCTGGGCGACGCTCCGGTGCCGGACGACGGGGACGCGCTGATCCACGCCCTGATCGCCGCCGGCGGGCACGACGTCGAGTGGCTCACCCCGGAACAGCTCGCCGCCGCCGAGGCCCGGGTGCCGGGGGAGACCTACCGGCGCTGGTTCGACGCCGTCCCCGCCCCGCTGCGCGAGCGGATGCGGGAGCACTGGGGCGAGCCGCCCGGCCGGCTCTACACCGACGGCGGCGACATCGTCCTCGCCGGGCTGCGCTTCGGCAACGTGGCGCTGCTCATCCAGCCGCCCCGCGGCTTCGGCGAGAACCCCGTGGCCATCTACCACGACCCGGACCTGCCGCCCAGCCACCACTACCTGGCCGCGTACCGCTGGCTGGCCGCACCCGTCGCCGACGGCGGTTTCGGCGCGGAGGCCGTAATCCACCTCGGCAAGCACGGCACCCTGGAGTGGCTGCCCGGCAAGGGCCTCGGGCTGGCCGCCGACTGCGCCCCCGACGCGGTCCTCGGCGACCTGCCGCTGGTCTACCCGTTCATCGTCAACGACCCCGGCGAGGGCACCCAGGCCAAGCGCCGCGCCCACGCCGTCGTGGTCGACCACCTGGTGCCGCCCATGGCCCGCGCCGAGACCTACGGCGACCTGGCGAAGCTCGAACAGCTCCTCGACGAGTACGCCACCGTGCAGGCCCTCGACCCGGCCAAGGCGCCCACCGTGCAACGGCAGATCTGGGACCTCGTACGCGCCGCCGAGCTGCACCACGACCTGCACCAGGCGGAGATGCCCGGCGCGGACGACTTCGACGACTTCGTGCTGCACCTCGACGGCTACCTCTGCGAGGTCAAGGACGTGCAGATCCGCGACGGGCTGCACGTGCTCGCCGAGGCGCCCGCCGGGGAGGCCCGGGTCAACCTGGTGCTCGCCGTGCTGCGCGCCCCGCAGGTCTGGGGCGGGGTGCGGGCGCTGCCCGGGCTGCGCCAGGCCCTCGCCGCCCACGCCGGCCTCGACGAGGCGGCGCTGCTCGCCGAGCCCGGCGCGCGGATCGCCGTGCCGGCGGCGCTCACCGAGGCCGTCGACGGGCCGGCCGCCACCGCGGCCGACGCCGTCGACCTCGTCGAGGCCCTGGCCCGCCGGCTCGTGCTCGGCATGGAGACCCTCGGCTGGGACGACACCTTGGCCGGCGCGGTGGTCGAGGAGGTGGTCGGCGCTCCGGTGCCCGACGCCACCGAGGTGCTCCGCTTCGCCGCCCGCGAGGTGGTGCCCCGGCTGGACCGCACCACCGACGAGATCGACCGGGTGCTCGGCGCGCTCGCCGGCCGGTTCGTGCCGCCCGGCCCGTCCGGCTCGCCCACCCGCGGACTGGTCAACGTGCTCCCCACCGGGCGCAACTTCTACTCGGTCGACCCGAAGGCCATCCCCAGCCGCAACGCCTGGGACGTCGGGGTGGCCCTCGCCGACTCGCTGCTGGCCCGGCACCTCGCCGACACCGGGGCGTACCCGCGCTCGGTCGGACTCACCGTCTGGGGCACCAGCGCCATGCGCACCCAGGGCGACGACATCGCCGAGGTGCTGGCGCTGCTCGGCGTCCGTCCCACCTGGGACGACAGGTCCCGGCGCGTCACCGGCGTCGAGGTGGTGCCCCTGGCCGAGCTGGGCCGCCCCCGGATCGACGTCACGGTGCGCATCTCCGGCTTCTTCCGGGACGCCTTCCCGCACGTGGTCGCCCTCATCGACGACGCCGTCCGGCAGGTCGCCGCGCTCGACGAGCCGGCCGCCGAGAACCACGTGAAGGCGCACGTCGACGCGGACGTCGCCGAGCACGGCGACCCGCGCCGGGCCACCGCCCGGATCTTCGGCTCCAAACCGGGGGCGTACGGGGCCGGGCTGCTGCCGCTCATCGACGCCCGGAACTGGCGCACCGACGCCGACCTGGCGGAGGTGTACGCCGTCTGGGGCGGCTACGCGTACGGGCCCGGGCTGGACGGGCGGGAGGCGCGCGCCGACATGGAACGCTCCTTCGCCCGCATCGCCGTCGCCGTGAAGAACCAGGACACCCGCGAGCACGACATCGTCGACTCCGACGACTACTTCCAGTACCACGGCGGGATGGTGGCCATGGTCCGCCACCTCACCGGCGGCGCCCCGGCCGCGTACGTGGGCGACTCCGCCATGCCGCACGACGTGCGCACCCGCACGCTCGGCGAGGAGACGCGGCGGGTGTTCCGCGCCCGCGTGGTCAACCCGCGCTGGATCGCCGCCATGCGCCGGCACGGCTACAAGGGCGCCTTCGAGCTGGCCGCCACCGTGGACTACCTGTTCGGCTACGACGCCACCGCCGGGGTCGTCGACGACTGGATGTACGAGCGGCTCGCCGAGGCGTACCTCTTCGACCCGGAGACCCGGGAGTTCCTGGAGCGGTCCAACCCGTGGGCGCTGCGCGGCATCGCCGAACGGCTGCTGGAGGCCGCCGACCGAGGGCTGTGGGCGGCGCCCGAGCCGACCACGGTCGACCGCCTGCACGAGACGTACCTGGCCAGCGAGGGCGACCTGGAGGACCGGCAATGACGAGTTATCCGTTCAGCGCGGTGCTCGGGATGGACGAGATGCGCCTCGCCCTGCTGCTCAACGCGGTCAGCCCGGCCGTCGGCGGGGTCCTGGTCCGGGGCGAGAAGGGCACCGCCAAGTCCACCGCCGTCCGCGCCCTGGCCGGGCTGCTGCCCCCGGTCGACCGGGTCGCCGCCTGCCGCTTCGCCTGCGACCCGGCCGCGCCCGACCCGGGCTGCCCGGACGGGCCGCACCCGGCCGGGTCGGCGGCCGAGCGCCGCCCGGCCCGCCTGGTCGAACTGCCGGTCGGCGCCGCCGAGGACCGGGTGGTCGGCTCGCTCGACCTCGAGAAGGCCCTCGCCGAGGGGGTACGCGCCTACGAGCCCGGCCTGCTCGCCGCCGCCCACCGCGGCGTGCTCTACGTCGACGAGGTCAACCTCCTCCACGACCACCTCGTCGACCTGTTGCTGGACGCCGCCGCCATGGGCCGCTGCCACGTCGAGCGGGAGGGCGTCTCGGTCAGCCACGCCGCCCGGTTCCTGCTGGTCGGCACCATGAACCCGGAGGAGGGGGAGTTGCGCCCCCAGTTGCTCGACCGGTTCGGGCTCACCGTCGAGGTGGCCGCCAGCCGCGACCCCGCCGTACGCGCCGAGGTGGTCCGCCGCCGCCTCGCCGCCGACACCGACCCGGCCGGCTTCGCCGCCGGCTGGGCGGAGGCGGACGCCGAGGTGGCCCGCCGGGTCGCCGCAGCCCGGCGCCGCCTGCCCCGGGTGGCGCTGCCCGACGCGGCGCTGCGGCAGATCGCCGAGGTCTGCGCCGCGTTCGACGTGGACGGCATGCGCGCCGACATCGTGACCGCCCGCACCGCCGTGGCGCACGCCGCCTGGCAGGGCCGGGACCGGGTGACCGCCGACGACGTCCGGGTCGCCGCCCGGCTGGCCCTGCCGCACCGCCGCCGCCGGGACCCGTTCGACACCCCGGGGCTGGACGAGCAGCGCCTGGACGAGGCCCTGCGCCGAGCCCGCGAGCAGCACCCCGACGACGACCCGGACGACGGCGACCCGGACGGCGGCCCGGACGGTGGTCCCGGCGGTCCCGGGCCGGACGCCGGTCCTCGTGGCGGGGACGGCGGCTCGGACGGCGCCGGGTCGGACCCAGACGGTCCCAGCCGGCCGGCCCACCGGAAGGGCGGCGCCGACGGCCGGGACCGCTCGGGAGGGTCCGACGAGGACGGCCGCCCCGGGCCGCCGGACGACGGCGGCGGAGCCGGCCGGGACGGTCGCTGGCCGGCCAACGGCCGGACCGGCGACGGCGACTTCACCGACGGCCGAACCGGCGACGGCAGGTTCGACGACGGGTACCGGTCGGGCGAACGCGCCGGCCACGACGCCGCCGGGGCGGACCGTTTCGGTCATCCAGGCGATGACGCGGGCGCCGGAGAGGGCAGAAATGGCGCCGACGCCGACCGGCCGGCGGGAGAGGCGTCGCCGAGTGGCGGCCGGCCGCACACCCGCCGGTCCCGATCCGGCGGCCCGCCGGGGGACCCGGACCACGCGGTGGGCGCGAGCGTCGCCGTTCCCGACCCGGGGCTGCGGGCCCGGCTGTTCACCGCGCCCGGCGTCGGCGAGGGGGTGCCCGGCCGGCGCTCCCGGGCCCGGACCGGGCGGGGCCGCACCACCGGCGCCCGGGTGCCCGCCGGCCGCGCCGAGGCGCTGCACCTGCCGGCCACCGTCCGGGCCGCCGCCCCGCACCAGGCCGCGCGGGGCCGGGGCGGTGGGCCGCTGCGGCTGCGCCCGTCCGACGTGCGCGAGGCGGTCCGCGAGGGGCGCGAGGGCAACCTCGTCCTCTTCGTGGTGGACGCCAGCGGGTCGATGGGCGCCTCGGAGCGGATGTCCGCCGTGAAGGGCGCGGTGCTGGCCCTGCTCACCGACGCGTACCAGCGGCGGGACAAGGTGGCAGTGGTCGCCTTCCGGGGCACGGGCGCGCAGACCCTCCTCCCGGCCACGTCCTCCGTGCTGGCCGCCTCGACCCGGCTGGCCGAGTTGCCCACCGGCGGGCGTACCCCGCTCGCCGAGGGACTGCTCGCGGCGGCCGACCTGCTCCGGGTGGAGAGGTTGCGCGACCCGAAGCGGCGCCCCCTCGTGCTGGTGGTCACCGACGGCCGGGCCACCGCCGGCCCCCGTCCCCTCGACCGGGCGGACCGGGCGGCAGCCGTCCTCGCCGCCACGGGCGCCCCCTGCGTCGTCGTCGACTGCGAGTCCGGCCCGATCCGCCTCCACCTGGCCCGCCGCCTGGCTGCCCGTCTCCGAGCCCCGCACCACCACCTCGCCGACGTGACCAGCGACCCGCTCGTCGGCCTCACCACGAGGAGCGTTGCCTGATGCCGCAGGGAAAGCCGAGCCATGTGCCCGTCGACGGGTTGACCACCCGGCAGCGGCGGCACCGGCCGCTGGTCATCGTCCACACGGGACAGATGAAGGGGAAGTCGACGGCCGCGTTCGGGCTGGCGCTGCGGGCGTGGACCGCCGGGCTGCCGATCGGCGTGTTCCAGTTCGTCAAGAGCGCCAAGTGGCGCGTGGGCGAGGAGAACGCCTTCCGGGCCCTCGGCGAGGTGCACGAGCGCACCGGGCAGGGCGCCCCGGTGAGCTGGCACAAGATGGGCGAGGGCTGGTCCTGGATCCAGCGCGGCGGCGACGCCGACCACGCCGAGGACGCCCGGGAGGGGTGGCGGCAGATCCAGCGGGACCTGGCCGCCGAGCGCTACGGGCTCTACGTGCTCGACGAGTTCACGTACCCGATGAAGTGGGGCTGGGTCGACGTCGACGAGGTGGTCGCCACGCTGCGCGACCGGCCCGGCTTCCAGCACGTGGTGATCACCGGCCGGGACGCCGACCCGCGGCTGGTCGAGGCCGCCGACCTGGTCGCCGAGCTGACCAAGGTCAAGCACCCGATGGACGCCGGCCAGAAGGGCCAGAAGGGCATCGAATGGTGACGCCCTGGGCGCTGCCCCGACTGGTCGTCGCCGCCCCGGCCAGCGGGCACGGCAAGACCACAGTGGCGACCGGGCTGCTCGCCGCGCTGCGCCGCCGCGGCCTGGCGGTCAGCCCGCACAAGGTCGGACCCGACTACATCGACCCCGGCTACCACGCGCTCGCCGCCGGCCGCCCCGGCCGCAACCTGGATCCCTGGCTGGTCGGGCCGGAGCGGATCGCCCCGCTGCTGCGCCACGGCGCGTCCCTGCCCACCCCGGCCGACGTGGCGGTCGTGGAGGGGGTGATGGGGCTGCACGACGGCGCGGTGGGACACGGCGGGTACGCCTCCACGGCGCACGTCGCCCGCCTCATCGAGGCGCCCGTGCTGCTGGTCCTCGACACCACGGCGCAGGGCCGCTCCGCCGCCGCGCTGGTGCTCGGCCTGCGCGCCTTCGACCCGGCCGTACGCATCGGCGGGGTGATCCTCAACCGGGTCGGCTCGCCCCGGCACGAGACCCTGCTGCGCGACGCGCTCGCCGAGGTGGACGTGCCGGTGCTCGGCGCGGTGACCCGGGCCGCCGAGGTCGCCGCCCCCTCCCGCCACCTCGGGCTGGTGCCGGTCGCCGAACGCGCCCCCGAGTCGGTAGCCGTGGTGGCCGCGCTCGCCGACCTCGTGGAGTCCACCGTGGACCTCGACGCCGTGCTGGCGCTGGCCCGTACCGCGCCGCCGCTGACCGCGCCCGCCTGGGACCCGGCCGCCGCCGTCGGCGGTCCCGCCGGCGCCGCCCGCCCGGTCGTCGCGGTCGCCGGCGGGGCGGCCTTCACCTTCTCGTACGCGGAGACCGCCGAACTGCTCACCGCGGCCGGCGCGGCTGTGGTGACCCTCGACCCGCTGCGCGACGGGGCCCTGCCGCCCGGCACCCGGGCCGTGGTGATCGGCGGTGGCTTCCCCGAGCTGCACGCCGACGCCCTGGCCGCCAACACCGCGCTCCGCGCCGAGCTGGCCGGCTTCGACGGGCCGGTGGTGGCCGAGTGCGCCGGGCTGCTGTACCTCGGCCGCGCCCTCGACGGGGTGCCGATGTGCGGGCGGCTCGACCACACAGCGCGGATGACCGGCCGGCTCACCCTCGGCTACCGCGAGGCCGTGGCCGCCGCCGACTCCCCGGCGCACCGTGCCGGCGACCCGGTACGCGGACACGAGTTCCACCGCACCGTCACCGACCCCGGGCACGGGGACCGCCCCGCGTGGCACTGGGACGGCGCCGCGCACGGCTTCGTGGCCGGGCGGGTGCACGCCTCCTACCTGCACACCCACTGGGCCGGGCACCCGGCGGCGGCCCGGCGGCTCGTCGAGGCGGCGAGCCGGTGAACCCGCCCGGTGCCGTGCTGACCGGGGTCGGGGTCGGACCCGGCGACCCCGAACTGCTGACGCTCAAGGCCGTGCGGCTGCTGGGCGAGGCCGACCTGGTGTTCGTACCCGTGCTGGACCGGCACGCCGCGGACCCGGACGCGCCCCCCGGCCGGGCCGAGACGACCGTGCGGGCGCACGTGCCCGCGGACCGGCTGCGCCGGCTGCCGTTCGCCCTCGACGACCGCGGCGGGGTGACCGCCCGCCGCGAGCGCGCCTGGGACGCCGCGGCGGCGGCCGTGGTGGCCGCCCTCGACGCGGGCGCCCGGTCGGTCGCCTTCGCCACCATCGGCGATCCCAACGTCTACTCCACCTTCGGCTACCTGGCCGACGGCGTCCGGGCCCGGCGGCCCGCGGTCGAGGTGCGGACCGTGCCCGGCATCACCGCCATGCAGGAGCTGGCCGCCCGGGCCGGCGTGCCGCTCTGCGAGGGCCGCGAACCGCTGACCCTGCTGCCCGCCACCGCCGGGCTCACGCCGGTCGCCGACGCGCTCGCCGGCCCCGGCACCGTCGTCGTCTACAAGGGCTGGCGCCGCCACCCCGATCTGGTCGACGAGCTGCGCCGGCAGGGCCGGCTCGACGACGCCGTGCTGGGCCGGGCGGTCGGCCTGCCGGGCGAGCGCATCGGACCGG
It encodes the following:
- the cobO gene encoding cob(I)yrinic acid a,c-diamide adenosyltransferase, whose product is MPQGKPSHVPVDGLTTRQRRHRPLVIVHTGQMKGKSTAAFGLALRAWTAGLPIGVFQFVKSAKWRVGEENAFRALGEVHERTGQGAPVSWHKMGEGWSWIQRGGDADHAEDAREGWRQIQRDLAAERYGLYVLDEFTYPMKWGWVDVDEVVATLRDRPGFQHVVITGRDADPRLVEAADLVAELTKVKHPMDAGQKGQKGIEW
- a CDS encoding VWA domain-containing protein; its protein translation is MTSYPFSAVLGMDEMRLALLLNAVSPAVGGVLVRGEKGTAKSTAVRALAGLLPPVDRVAACRFACDPAAPDPGCPDGPHPAGSAAERRPARLVELPVGAAEDRVVGSLDLEKALAEGVRAYEPGLLAAAHRGVLYVDEVNLLHDHLVDLLLDAAAMGRCHVEREGVSVSHAARFLLVGTMNPEEGELRPQLLDRFGLTVEVAASRDPAVRAEVVRRRLAADTDPAGFAAGWAEADAEVARRVAAARRRLPRVALPDAALRQIAEVCAAFDVDGMRADIVTARTAVAHAAWQGRDRVTADDVRVAARLALPHRRRRDPFDTPGLDEQRLDEALRRAREQHPDDDPDDGDPDGGPDGGPGGPGPDAGPRGGDGGSDGAGSDPDGPSRPAHRKGGADGRDRSGGSDEDGRPGPPDDGGGAGRDGRWPANGRTGDGDFTDGRTGDGRFDDGYRSGERAGHDAAGADRFGHPGDDAGAGEGRNGADADRPAGEASPSGGRPHTRRSRSGGPPGDPDHAVGASVAVPDPGLRARLFTAPGVGEGVPGRRSRARTGRGRTTGARVPAGRAEALHLPATVRAAAPHQAARGRGGGPLRLRPSDVREAVREGREGNLVLFVVDASGSMGASERMSAVKGAVLALLTDAYQRRDKVAVVAFRGTGAQTLLPATSSVLAASTRLAELPTGGRTPLAEGLLAAADLLRVERLRDPKRRPLVLVVTDGRATAGPRPLDRADRAAAVLAATGAPCVVVDCESGPIRLHLARRLAARLRAPHHHLADVTSDPLVGLTTRSVA
- the cobN gene encoding cobaltochelatase subunit CobN → MRILLLSTADTDLLAARASGADFRLANPARVAADAVPALLDGADLAVVRLLGGRQAWPDGLAAVLDSGVPTVVLGGEAVPDAELMAASTVAAGVAAEALAYLVEGGPENLAELARFLSDTVLLTGEGFAPPAPTPPHGILGPDPVPDGRPVVGIVFYRAHALAGNTAFVETLADAVTAAGGQPLPVYCGSLRGLTPGAGPLDLFARCDALVVTVLAAGGAVAADASGGGDEDAWDVGALAALDVPIVQALCLTSDRDRWAASDAGLSPLDAAMQVAIPEFDGRIVTVPFSFKRIDADGLSVYEPDPERAARVAGIAVRQARLRHVPNADKRLAIVLSSYPTKHSRVGNAVGLDTPASAVRLLAALADAGYHLGDAPVPDDGDALIHALIAAGGHDVEWLTPEQLAAAEARVPGETYRRWFDAVPAPLRERMREHWGEPPGRLYTDGGDIVLAGLRFGNVALLIQPPRGFGENPVAIYHDPDLPPSHHYLAAYRWLAAPVADGGFGAEAVIHLGKHGTLEWLPGKGLGLAADCAPDAVLGDLPLVYPFIVNDPGEGTQAKRRAHAVVVDHLVPPMARAETYGDLAKLEQLLDEYATVQALDPAKAPTVQRQIWDLVRAAELHHDLHQAEMPGADDFDDFVLHLDGYLCEVKDVQIRDGLHVLAEAPAGEARVNLVLAVLRAPQVWGGVRALPGLRQALAAHAGLDEAALLAEPGARIAVPAALTEAVDGPAATAADAVDLVEALARRLVLGMETLGWDDTLAGAVVEEVVGAPVPDATEVLRFAAREVVPRLDRTTDEIDRVLGALAGRFVPPGPSGSPTRGLVNVLPTGRNFYSVDPKAIPSRNAWDVGVALADSLLARHLADTGAYPRSVGLTVWGTSAMRTQGDDIAEVLALLGVRPTWDDRSRRVTGVEVVPLAELGRPRIDVTVRISGFFRDAFPHVVALIDDAVRQVAALDEPAAENHVKAHVDADVAEHGDPRRATARIFGSKPGAYGAGLLPLIDARNWRTDADLAEVYAVWGGYAYGPGLDGREARADMERSFARIAVAVKNQDTREHDIVDSDDYFQYHGGMVAMVRHLTGGAPAAYVGDSAMPHDVRTRTLGEETRRVFRARVVNPRWIAAMRRHGYKGAFELAATVDYLFGYDATAGVVDDWMYERLAEAYLFDPETREFLERSNPWALRGIAERLLEAADRGLWAAPEPTTVDRLHETYLASEGDLEDRQ
- a CDS encoding cobyrinate a,c-diamide synthase — its product is MVTPWALPRLVVAAPASGHGKTTVATGLLAALRRRGLAVSPHKVGPDYIDPGYHALAAGRPGRNLDPWLVGPERIAPLLRHGASLPTPADVAVVEGVMGLHDGAVGHGGYASTAHVARLIEAPVLLVLDTTAQGRSAAALVLGLRAFDPAVRIGGVILNRVGSPRHETLLRDALAEVDVPVLGAVTRAAEVAAPSRHLGLVPVAERAPESVAVVAALADLVESTVDLDAVLALARTAPPLTAPAWDPAAAVGGPAGAARPVVAVAGGAAFTFSYAETAELLTAAGAAVVTLDPLRDGALPPGTRAVVIGGGFPELHADALAANTALRAELAGFDGPVVAECAGLLYLGRALDGVPMCGRLDHTARMTGRLTLGYREAVAAADSPAHRAGDPVRGHEFHRTVTDPGHGDRPAWHWDGAAHGFVAGRVHASYLHTHWAGHPAAARRLVEAASR
- the cobI gene encoding precorrin-2 C(20)-methyltransferase, with product MNPPGAVLTGVGVGPGDPELLTLKAVRLLGEADLVFVPVLDRHAADPDAPPGRAETTVRAHVPADRLRRLPFALDDRGGVTARRERAWDAAAAAVVAALDAGARSVAFATIGDPNVYSTFGYLADGVRARRPAVEVRTVPGITAMQELAARAGVPLCEGREPLTLLPATAGLTPVADALAGPGTVVVYKGWRRHPDLVDELRRQGRLDDAVLGRAVGLPGERIGPVDGDATDLPYLSTLLVPARRDGRGGKL